One part of the Solanum dulcamara chromosome 8, daSolDulc1.2, whole genome shotgun sequence genome encodes these proteins:
- the LOC129900894 gene encoding hypersensitive-induced reaction 1 protein-like, producing the protein MGNLLGCVQVDQSTVAIKEQFGKYQDVLEPGCHCLPWCLGFQLAGYLSLRVQQLDVRCETKTKDNVFVNVVASIQYRALADKANDAFYKLSNTKGQIQAYVFDVIRASVPKLNLDDVFEQKNEIAKAVEDELEKAMSAYGYEIVQTLIVDIEPDEHVKRAMNEINAAARMRVAANEKAEAEKILQIKRAEGEAESKYLSGLGIARQRQAIVDGLRDSVLGFSVNVPGTSAKDVMDMVLLTQYFDTMKEIGASSKSSAVFLPHGPGAVRDVASQIRDGLLQASVDH; encoded by the exons ATGGGCAATTTGTTGGGCTGTGTACAAGTTGATCAATCCACCGTCGCAATCAAGGAACAGTTTGGCAAGTATCAAGATGTGCTTGAGCCAGGTTGCCACTGTCTGCCTTGGTGCCTCGGATTCCAGCTAGCTGGCTATCTCTCCCTCAGGGTGCAACAACTGGATGTACGCTGCGAGACAAAGACAAAG GATAATGTGTTTGTCAATGTTGTGGCATCAATTCAGTATCGTGCCCTGGCAGACAAAGCAAATGATGCTTTCTACAAACTAAGCAACACTAAGGGTCAGATTCAGGCCTATGTTTTTGATG TCATTAGAGCAAGTGTTCCAAAACTCAATCTTGATGATGTTTTCGAGCAGAAAAATGAAATTGCCAAGGCTGTGGAGGATGAACTTGAGAAG GCTATGTCGGCTTATGGATATGAAATTGTTCAGACACTTATCGTTGATATCGAACCAGATGAGCATGTGAAGAGAGCTATGAATGAAATCAATGCTG CTGCTCGGATGAGGGTGGCTGCTAATGAGAAGGCAGAGGCAGAGAAGATTTTACAAATTAAAAGGGCTGAAGGAGAGGCAGAGTCAAAGTATCTCTCAGGGTTAGGTATTGCAAGACAACGCCAAGCTATTGTGGATGGTTTGAGAGACAGTGTGCTCGGATTCTCAGTGAACGTGCCTGGAACCTCAGCAAAGGATGTTATGGACATGGTCCTCTTAACCCAGTACTTTGACACCATGAAAGAAATTGGCGCTTCCAGCAAATCATCTGCCGTCTTCCTTCCTCATGGGCCTGGTGCTGTAAGAGATGTGGCTAGCCAGATTCGCGATGGACTCCTTCAAGCTTCTGTGGACCATTAA